ATCCCGAGGCCGGTGGCGCTGGAGATCTCACGAGCCCAGTACAATTGGCCATCCACGGCGTTTACTGCCACTACTTGGCCCTGAAAGGCGGCTACGTACAGGGTACCGTCAAATAGCACCGGGTCGCTGTCGATGTCCACCATACGCTCCAATTCGGAACGTCCCTTGGGTACGGCTACTATCGCCTCCCACAGCACATGGCCGTCTTGTAATCCAAGGGATATGAGATGCCCGCTGTCCAGGCCCACGAAAACTCGCCCCTTGGCAATCAGGGGGGCGCTGGTGCCGCGTAGGCTGAGGATCGGGACGGTACGACTGAAGACCCACATACGGCCGCCGTCAGTGGCCGATAGCCCGACGACGCGCCCATCCATTGTACGCACGGCCACGACCCCATCGGCAGCGGCAGGGGGGGCGAGGATCTCGCTGGAGAGCGAGGTATGCCAACGCTCGCTGCCATCCTTGAGATTCAGTGCCACTATTTCCCCTTTGCTCCCACCCACAACGACCAGTCCACTCCCTCCTCCGCTCCCGCCGGAGAGGGCGATGCCGGTCTCGGTGCGCCACAACTGCCCGCCCCCGGAGGTATCGTAGGCGGCCACGCTCCCGTCGGCGTTGGATACCACGACCCGTCCCTCCATTACGATGGGGCGCAGGCGTAAAAATTGTTTGGCGCTACCCACTCCGCTGGAAGCGGTCCACAGGGACCGCAATACCTCTTCGGTTGTGAGCGAGGGTAGGGGGGAAGGGGGCTCGGTAGTGTCGGCGGCAAACCACTCCCCGATGGTCGAGCAGCCCGACAGCCAAGTTGCTACGACCAGGAGCGCGCACCATCGTTTCGTGTTCATGCCTCTTTCCCTAAGTCGTCGAGCTTGAGGCGTAGATTTGTGGCCACCCCAGAGCTGGGAGAAAGTTTGGACAGGGCCGCCTGGTAGGCAGCACGCGCACCTGCGCGGTCGCCTTGAGTGCGTAATACGTCGCCACGCAATTCATCGGCCTCTGCCTGGAATCCAGCCGCTGCAGCGGCCTCGCTGAGGGTGAGCGC
This genomic stretch from Gammaproteobacteria bacterium harbors:
- the bamB gene encoding Outer membrane protein assembly factor BamB; its protein translation is MNTKRWCALLVVATWLSGCSTIGEWFAADTTEPPSPLPSLTTEEVLRSLWTASSGVGSAKQFLRLRPIVMEGRVVVSNADGSVAAYDTSGGGQLWRTETGIALSGGSGGGSGLVVVGGSKGEIVALNLKDGSERWHTSLSSEILAPPAAADGVVAVRTMDGRVVGLSATDGGRMWVFSRTVPILSLRGTSAPLIAKGRVFVGLDSGHLISLGLQDGHVLWEAIVAVPKGRSELERMVDIDSDPVLFDGTLYVAAFQGQVVAVNAVDGQLYWAREISSATGLGIDRNHVYVTDEDSVVWALDRSTGSALWRQEVLRNRALTAPAPYGDAVLVGDLEGYLHSLDREDGRILGRFHLESSPILASPVVQGVLLYAIGSGGTVAALRD